A DNA window from Synergistaceae bacterium contains the following coding sequences:
- a CDS encoding ROK family protein yields the protein MLYGALETGGSRTICAVGDENGQVLEKEVITTTTPDETMSKVLEYFRAKLNVPEGEEAITALGVGSFGPVDVRKNSSTYGNVLNTPKIAWRNFPIVKTLKDALNIPVGLDTDVNAALLGEIMWGAAKGLADAVYIKIGAGIGMGAMSGGHLIHGMLHPEIGHIKMVRVEGDNYKGHCPSHGACFEGMACGPALHERWGKSPKELADNDQAWEFEARYISQALTAVTLMLSPQKIILGGGIMHQAKLFPLIRKYLLEEINNYIDTKELRNINSYVVPAALNDNQGIMGALKLAEIAETDSQK from the coding sequence ATGTTATACGGAGCATTAGAAACCGGCGGAAGCAGAACTATTTGTGCTGTCGGTGATGAAAACGGGCAAGTCCTTGAGAAAGAAGTTATCACGACCACTACGCCCGACGAGACAATGTCAAAAGTTTTAGAATATTTCAGGGCAAAATTAAACGTTCCTGAAGGCGAGGAAGCAATAACAGCATTAGGAGTCGGAAGTTTCGGCCCCGTTGATGTACGCAAAAATTCAAGCACTTACGGAAATGTGTTAAATACACCAAAAATCGCGTGGCGCAATTTCCCGATCGTGAAGACTCTCAAAGACGCGTTAAATATTCCTGTCGGACTTGATACGGACGTTAACGCAGCTTTACTCGGCGAAATTATGTGGGGAGCTGCAAAGGGTCTCGCTGATGCAGTATATATCAAAATCGGCGCAGGAATCGGAATGGGCGCAATGAGCGGCGGTCATTTAATTCACGGAATGTTACACCCAGAAATCGGACATATTAAAATGGTAAGAGTCGAGGGCGATAACTACAAAGGCCATTGTCCGAGTCATGGTGCCTGCTTTGAAGGTATGGCGTGCGGCCCTGCATTACACGAGCGTTGGGGAAAATCACCGAAAGAATTAGCAGACAACGATCAAGCATGGGAATTTGAAGCACGTTATATTTCGCAGGCTCTCACGGCTGTTACTCTCATGTTGAGTCCTCAGAAAATTATTTTGGGCGGCGGGATCATGCATCAGGCTAAATTATTCCCGTTAATCCGAAAATATTTGCTCGAGGAAATTAATAATTATATTGACACTAAAGAATTACGCAACATCAACAGCTATGTAGTACCGGCAGCACTTAACGACAATCAGGGCATTATGGGAGCATTGAAACTCGCAGAAATCGCCGAAACTGACTCACAAAAATAG
- the ptsP gene encoding phosphoenolpyruvate--protein phosphotransferase produces the protein MQVFKGIKIVNGIGIGKIKIYKVPVYEINEGAPASIDSELERFESARVKVQEQQNALYDKEMKEGRKETAGIFEAHALMLDDDDLIDSCKEIINDNHTAEFAVRDGFEAAAEMFRNMDDPYFQARSADVIDLKNAMLDVLFGNDTESLQGKDPSILVAEDMAPSETVKLDKSLLLGLVTRQGSSNSHTAILARSMNLPTLIQCKDISDDWDGKFAILDGYNSCIYIEPEQKIIDELSAKQAEDRRKEAALQELKGKPSETKDGQKVRVYANIGGPKDINAVIENDAEGVGLFRSEFVYLNSKTDPTEDEQFAAYKKVLEALAPRLVVIRTCDIGADKTIDYMNLDKEDNPALGFRAIRICLKRPEFFKRQLRALLRASAFGNLGIMFPMIISRWEVVKCKEILEECRKELESEGVKIGKYEIGIMIETPAAALCADELAPEVDFFSLGTNDLTQYTCAIDRQSANLEDFADTHHPAVLRLIRETIEAGHRHNTWVGICGELGADPTLTEEFLKMGVDELSVNPKSVLPLRGNIRNADLSEFRKEQAKKESQAQDKQQVPGFWGRLFK, from the coding sequence ATGCAAGTCTTTAAGGGCATAAAAATTGTCAACGGTATAGGAATCGGCAAGATAAAAATTTACAAAGTCCCCGTTTACGAGATTAACGAAGGCGCACCGGCAAGCATTGACTCAGAACTCGAAAGATTCGAGTCCGCCCGCGTAAAAGTTCAGGAACAGCAGAACGCCCTATACGATAAGGAAATGAAAGAGGGCCGCAAAGAAACAGCCGGAATCTTTGAAGCTCACGCGTTAATGCTCGATGATGATGATTTAATTGACTCCTGCAAAGAAATCATTAATGACAATCACACAGCAGAATTTGCAGTACGTGACGGATTCGAGGCCGCTGCAGAAATGTTCAGAAATATGGACGATCCCTATTTTCAGGCAAGAAGCGCAGACGTTATCGACCTCAAAAATGCTATGCTTGATGTTTTGTTCGGCAATGATACAGAAAGTTTGCAGGGTAAAGATCCGTCAATCTTAGTAGCTGAAGATATGGCACCGTCAGAAACTGTAAAACTTGATAAATCTTTGCTGCTCGGACTCGTTACTCGTCAGGGAAGTTCTAACAGTCATACGGCGATTTTGGCACGAAGCATGAATCTCCCTACTTTGATTCAATGCAAGGATATTTCTGACGACTGGGACGGAAAATTTGCGATTCTTGACGGTTATAACTCATGCATTTATATCGAGCCTGAACAGAAAATTATTGACGAGTTGTCAGCAAAGCAGGCAGAAGACAGAAGGAAAGAAGCAGCGTTACAGGAGCTCAAAGGCAAACCCAGCGAGACCAAAGACGGCCAGAAAGTTAGAGTTTACGCTAATATCGGCGGCCCTAAAGATATTAACGCAGTAATCGAGAATGATGCAGAAGGAGTCGGCTTGTTCAGGTCAGAATTTGTTTATCTCAACAGCAAGACAGATCCGACCGAAGACGAACAGTTTGCAGCATACAAAAAAGTTCTCGAAGCACTTGCGCCACGTCTTGTAGTAATCAGAACGTGCGACATCGGAGCAGACAAAACTATTGATTATATGAATCTCGACAAGGAAGACAACCCCGCGTTAGGTTTCAGAGCAATTAGAATTTGTCTCAAGCGCCCGGAATTTTTCAAGCGTCAGTTACGGGCTTTATTGCGTGCGTCGGCGTTCGGAAATTTGGGAATAATGTTCCCTATGATTATCAGCCGCTGGGAAGTCGTGAAGTGCAAAGAAATTCTCGAAGAGTGCAGGAAAGAATTAGAGTCAGAAGGCGTTAAAATCGGCAAATACGAAATAGGAATCATGATCGAGACTCCTGCTGCAGCCCTTTGCGCTGATGAACTAGCACCCGAAGTAGACTTTTTCTCGCTCGGCACAAATGATTTAACGCAATATACATGTGCAATCGACAGACAAAGCGCGAATCTTGAAGATTTTGCAGACACTCACCATCCCGCAGTATTAAGACTCATCCGCGAGACAATAGAAGCAGGACACAGACATAATACTTGGGTTGGCATTTGCGGCGAACTTGGAGCAGATCCGACTCTTACAGAAGAATTTTTGAAGATGGGAGTCGATGAATTATCAGTTAATCCCAAGAGCGTTTTGCCGTTGAGAGGTAATATCAGAAACGCAGATTTATCAGAATTTAGGAAAGAACAAGCAAAGAAAGAATCTCAAGCACAAGATAAACAGCAAGTGCCGGGATTCTGGGGGAGGTTATTCAAATAA
- a CDS encoding HPr family phosphocarrier protein translates to MKEFKYVITDPVGIHARPAGLLVKEAKNFKSTATFIKGDKSAKATSLMKLMGMGIVQGDEVTVRVEGEDEEACAAAIEKFLKENF, encoded by the coding sequence ATGAAAGAATTTAAGTATGTAATAACTGATCCGGTAGGTATTCACGCACGCCCCGCAGGTCTTCTCGTGAAAGAGGCCAAGAACTTCAAGAGTACAGCTACATTCATTAAGGGCGACAAAAGCGCAAAAGCAACTTCCCTGATGAAATTAATGGGAATGGGTATCGTTCAAGGCGACGAAGTAACAGTGCGCGTAGAAGGTGAAGACGAAGAAGCCTGTGCAGCCGCAATCGAAAAGTTCTTGAAGGAGAATTTCTAA
- a CDS encoding chemotaxis protein CheV has protein sequence MEEKKTVAAASRKWEVVVFTLGKEAFAINVNKTREILRWTGCRPIPTKTPAFIGITTIREATLPLIDLRIFLGIDSPVPIDQTKVMVVEFNDIKLGFLVDGVERIRQVNAEDLDSSKMRGVSLKWVLYIIKRDERNILLLDYEAIIQETAPAVAEHMFDQGKLSAFQRQIGHVEDFHILVADDSPLLRQQTCDVLKQSGFTSIYPVKDGVEARKLLLDQGENFDLLISDIEMPLLDGLSLVETLRQDERTADLPVILFSSIMVKDLLDRAESLKIVHVLKPDVYKLVEGVMKIYHDIKRHRNY, from the coding sequence ATGGAAGAAAAGAAAACCGTTGCAGCTGCCAGCCGTAAATGGGAGGTAGTTGTATTTACTCTGGGAAAAGAAGCATTTGCTATAAACGTTAATAAAACGCGCGAAATTTTACGTTGGACAGGTTGCAGGCCGATCCCGACAAAGACTCCGGCATTCATAGGCATAACAACAATTAGAGAAGCGACTCTCCCATTAATTGACCTGCGAATATTTTTAGGAATTGACTCGCCCGTCCCGATAGATCAAACAAAAGTAATGGTCGTAGAATTTAATGACATAAAATTGGGATTCCTCGTTGACGGCGTAGAAAGAATCAGGCAGGTTAACGCTGAAGATTTAGACTCGTCGAAAATGCGCGGTGTCTCGTTAAAATGGGTCTTATACATAATAAAGCGCGACGAAAGAAATATTTTATTGCTTGACTATGAAGCAATTATTCAGGAGACAGCCCCGGCAGTAGCTGAACATATGTTCGATCAAGGCAAGTTAAGCGCGTTTCAGCGTCAAATCGGCCATGTTGAAGATTTTCATATACTTGTTGCTGATGACTCGCCGTTATTGCGTCAACAAACTTGCGATGTTCTCAAGCAGTCAGGATTCACGAGCATTTATCCCGTTAAGGACGGAGTCGAGGCAAGAAAATTATTACTCGATCAGGGCGAAAATTTTGACCTGCTAATATCTGATATTGAAATGCCATTGCTTGACGGTTTGAGCTTAGTTGAGACTCTAAGGCAGGACGAGAGAACAGCAGATTTACCGGTTATATTATTCTCGTCAATAATGGTAAAAGATTTGCTTGACAGGGCGGAGTCATTGAAAATTGTTCACGTGCTGAAACCTGATGTATATAAACTCGTTGAAGGAGTCATGAAAATTTATCACGACATAAAGCGTCATAGAAATTATTAA